From the Lepidochelys kempii isolate rLepKem1 chromosome 2, rLepKem1.hap2, whole genome shotgun sequence genome, one window contains:
- the CTNNB1 gene encoding catenin beta-1 isoform X2, which yields MELDMAMEPDRKAAVSHWQQQSYLDSGIHSGATTTAPSLSGKGNPEEDDVDTTQVLYEWEQGFSQSFTQEQVADIDGQYAMTRAQRVRAAMFPETLDEGMQIPSTQFDAAHPTNVQRLAEPSQMLKHAVVNLINYQDDAELATRAIPELTKLLNDEDQVVVNKAAVMVHQLSKKEASRHAIMRSPQMVSAIVRTMQNTNDVETARCTAGTLHNLSHHREGLLAIFKSGGIPALVKMLGSPVDSVLFYAITTLHNLLLHQEGAKMAVRLAGGLQKMVALLNKTNVKFLAITTDCLQILAYGNQESKLIILASGGPQALVNIMRTYTYEKLLWTTSRVLKVLSVCSSNKPAIVEAGGMQALGLHLTDPSQRLVQNCLWTLRNLSDAATKQEGMEGLLGTLVQLLGSDDINVVTCAAGILSNLTCNNYKNKMMVCQVGGIEALVRTVLRAGDREDITEPAICALRHLTSRHQEAEMAQNAVRLHYGLPVVVKLLHPPSHWPLIKATVGLIRNLALCPANHAPLREQGAIPRLVQLLVRAHQDTQRRTSMGGTQQQFVEGVRMEEIVEGCTGALHILARDVHNRIVIRGLNTIPLFVQLLYSPIENIQRVAAGVLCELAQDKEAAEAIEAEGATAPLTELLHSRNEGVATYAAAVLFRMSEDKPQDYKKRLSVELTSSLFRTEPMAWNETADLGLDIGAQGEPLGYRPDDPSYRSFHSGGYGQDALGMDPMMEHEMGGHHPGADYPVDGLPDLGHAQDLMDGLPPGDSNQLAWFDTDL from the exons ATGGAATTGGATATGGCAATGGAGCCCGATAGAAAAGCAGCAGTCAGCCACTGGCAGCAGCAATCCTATCTTGACTCTGGTATCCACTCTGGTGCCACAACAACAGCTCCTTCTCTGAGTGGCAAGGGGAATCCTGAAGAGGATGATGTTGATACCACCCAAGTTTTGTATGAGTGGGAACAGGGGTTCTCTCAGTCCTTTACCCAGGAACAAGTAGCTG ACATTGATGGACAATATGCAATGACTAGAGCACAGAGAGTGCGTGCAGCTATGTTCCCTGAAACACTGGATGAAGGCATGCAGATACCTTCCACACAGTTCGATGCTGCTCATCCAACTAACGTGCAGCGCCTGGCTGAGCCATCCCAGATGTTAAAACATGCTGTTGTTAACTTGATAAATTATCAAGATGATGCAGAACTTGCAACTCGTGCCATCCCAGAACTGACCAAATTGTTGAATGATGAGGACCAG GTGGTGGTGAACAAGGCTGCGGTTATGGTTCATCAGTTGTCCAAAAAGGAAGCCTCCCGCCATGCTATCATGCGCTCTCCTCAAATGGTATCTGCTATTGTGCGTACCATGCAAAATACAAATGATGTGGAAACAGCTCGTTGCACTGCAGGTACACTACACAACCTCTCACATCACCGTGAAGGATTGTTGGCCATCTTCAAATCAGGAGGCATTCCTGCTCTGGTTAAAATGCTTGG ttcccCAGTGGACTCCGTGCTGTTCTATGCTATAACTACTCTGCACAACCTCCTGTTGCATCAGGAAGGTGCCAAAATGGCTGTCCGTCTAGCTGGTGGGCTGCAGAAAATGGTTGCCTTGCTCAACAAGACAAATGTTAAATTCTTGGCCATCACAACAGATTGCCTTCAGATTTTAGCTTATGGCAATCAAGAAAGCAAG TTGATTATTCTGGCCAGTGGTGGACCCCAGGCTCTAGTAAACATAATGAGGACCTATACCTATGAGAAGCTACTATGGACCACAAGTAGAGTGCTGAAGGTGCTCTCAGTCTGCTCTAGTAACAAACCTGCTATTGTTGAAGCTG GTGGGATGCAGGCTTTGGGACTCCACCTTACAGATCCAAGCCAACGTCTTGTTCAGAATTGTCTTTGGACTCTCAGAAATCTTTCAGATGCTGCAACTAAGCAG GAGGGCATGGAAGGCCTTCTAGGAACACTTGTTCAGCTTCTAGGGTCAGATGATATCAATGTTGTAACCTGTGCAGCTGGCATCCTTTCTAACCTTACCTGCAACAACTATAAGAACAAGATGATGGTATGCCAAGTTGGGGGTATTGAGGCTCTTGTGCGCACTGTTCTTCGGGCTGGTGACCGGGAAGACATCACAGAACCTGCTATCTGTGCACTTCGTCACCTCACTAGTAGACATCAGGAAGCTGAGATGGCACAAAATGCAGTACGTCTTCACTATGGACTTCCAGTGGTGGTTAAACTCTTACACCCACCATCTCACTGGCCCCTGATCAAG GCTACTGTTGGCCTGATCCGCAATCTTGCTCTCTGTCCAGCCAATCATGCCCCCCTGCGTGAACAAGGTGCCATTCCAAGGCTAGTTCAGTTGCTGGTTAGAGCACATCAGGATACCCAGCGTCGCACATCTATGGGTGGAACTCAACAGCAGTTTGTG GAGGGTGTGCGTATGGAGGAGATAGTTGAAGGCTGTACTGGAGCCCTTCATATCCTTGCACGAGATGTTCACAATCGAATTGTAATCCGGGGTCTAAATACCATTCCACTATTTGTGCAG ttgctgtattctcCCATCGAGAATATCCAGAGAGTAGCTGCAGGAGTACTCTGTGAACTGGCTCAAGATAAGGAGGCAGCTGAAGCCATTGAAGCAGAGGGAGCTACTGCTCCTCTAACAGAACTGCTTCACTCTAGAAATGAAGGTGTTG CAACATATGCAGCTGCAGTGTTGTTCAGAATGTCTGAGGATAAACCACAAGATTACAAGAAACGGCTTTCAGTTGAGTTGACGAGCTCTCTATTCAGAACTGAACCAATGGCTTGGAATGAG ACTGCAGATCTTGGACTTGATATTGGTGCCCAGGGAGAGCCTCTTGGATACCGTCCAGATG ATCCTAGCTACCGTTCTTTCCACTCTGGCGGATA
- the CTNNB1 gene encoding catenin beta-1 isoform X1 translates to MATQADLMELDMAMEPDRKAAVSHWQQQSYLDSGIHSGATTTAPSLSGKGNPEEDDVDTTQVLYEWEQGFSQSFTQEQVADIDGQYAMTRAQRVRAAMFPETLDEGMQIPSTQFDAAHPTNVQRLAEPSQMLKHAVVNLINYQDDAELATRAIPELTKLLNDEDQVVVNKAAVMVHQLSKKEASRHAIMRSPQMVSAIVRTMQNTNDVETARCTAGTLHNLSHHREGLLAIFKSGGIPALVKMLGSPVDSVLFYAITTLHNLLLHQEGAKMAVRLAGGLQKMVALLNKTNVKFLAITTDCLQILAYGNQESKLIILASGGPQALVNIMRTYTYEKLLWTTSRVLKVLSVCSSNKPAIVEAGGMQALGLHLTDPSQRLVQNCLWTLRNLSDAATKQEGMEGLLGTLVQLLGSDDINVVTCAAGILSNLTCNNYKNKMMVCQVGGIEALVRTVLRAGDREDITEPAICALRHLTSRHQEAEMAQNAVRLHYGLPVVVKLLHPPSHWPLIKATVGLIRNLALCPANHAPLREQGAIPRLVQLLVRAHQDTQRRTSMGGTQQQFVEGVRMEEIVEGCTGALHILARDVHNRIVIRGLNTIPLFVQLLYSPIENIQRVAAGVLCELAQDKEAAEAIEAEGATAPLTELLHSRNEGVATYAAAVLFRMSEDKPQDYKKRLSVELTSSLFRTEPMAWNETADLGLDIGAQGEPLGYRPDDPSYRSFHSGGYGQDALGMDPMMEHEMGGHHPGADYPVDGLPDLGHAQDLMDGLPPGDSNQLAWFDTDL, encoded by the exons ATGGCAACCCAAG CTGACTTGATGGAATTGGATATGGCAATGGAGCCCGATAGAAAAGCAGCAGTCAGCCACTGGCAGCAGCAATCCTATCTTGACTCTGGTATCCACTCTGGTGCCACAACAACAGCTCCTTCTCTGAGTGGCAAGGGGAATCCTGAAGAGGATGATGTTGATACCACCCAAGTTTTGTATGAGTGGGAACAGGGGTTCTCTCAGTCCTTTACCCAGGAACAAGTAGCTG ACATTGATGGACAATATGCAATGACTAGAGCACAGAGAGTGCGTGCAGCTATGTTCCCTGAAACACTGGATGAAGGCATGCAGATACCTTCCACACAGTTCGATGCTGCTCATCCAACTAACGTGCAGCGCCTGGCTGAGCCATCCCAGATGTTAAAACATGCTGTTGTTAACTTGATAAATTATCAAGATGATGCAGAACTTGCAACTCGTGCCATCCCAGAACTGACCAAATTGTTGAATGATGAGGACCAG GTGGTGGTGAACAAGGCTGCGGTTATGGTTCATCAGTTGTCCAAAAAGGAAGCCTCCCGCCATGCTATCATGCGCTCTCCTCAAATGGTATCTGCTATTGTGCGTACCATGCAAAATACAAATGATGTGGAAACAGCTCGTTGCACTGCAGGTACACTACACAACCTCTCACATCACCGTGAAGGATTGTTGGCCATCTTCAAATCAGGAGGCATTCCTGCTCTGGTTAAAATGCTTGG ttcccCAGTGGACTCCGTGCTGTTCTATGCTATAACTACTCTGCACAACCTCCTGTTGCATCAGGAAGGTGCCAAAATGGCTGTCCGTCTAGCTGGTGGGCTGCAGAAAATGGTTGCCTTGCTCAACAAGACAAATGTTAAATTCTTGGCCATCACAACAGATTGCCTTCAGATTTTAGCTTATGGCAATCAAGAAAGCAAG TTGATTATTCTGGCCAGTGGTGGACCCCAGGCTCTAGTAAACATAATGAGGACCTATACCTATGAGAAGCTACTATGGACCACAAGTAGAGTGCTGAAGGTGCTCTCAGTCTGCTCTAGTAACAAACCTGCTATTGTTGAAGCTG GTGGGATGCAGGCTTTGGGACTCCACCTTACAGATCCAAGCCAACGTCTTGTTCAGAATTGTCTTTGGACTCTCAGAAATCTTTCAGATGCTGCAACTAAGCAG GAGGGCATGGAAGGCCTTCTAGGAACACTTGTTCAGCTTCTAGGGTCAGATGATATCAATGTTGTAACCTGTGCAGCTGGCATCCTTTCTAACCTTACCTGCAACAACTATAAGAACAAGATGATGGTATGCCAAGTTGGGGGTATTGAGGCTCTTGTGCGCACTGTTCTTCGGGCTGGTGACCGGGAAGACATCACAGAACCTGCTATCTGTGCACTTCGTCACCTCACTAGTAGACATCAGGAAGCTGAGATGGCACAAAATGCAGTACGTCTTCACTATGGACTTCCAGTGGTGGTTAAACTCTTACACCCACCATCTCACTGGCCCCTGATCAAG GCTACTGTTGGCCTGATCCGCAATCTTGCTCTCTGTCCAGCCAATCATGCCCCCCTGCGTGAACAAGGTGCCATTCCAAGGCTAGTTCAGTTGCTGGTTAGAGCACATCAGGATACCCAGCGTCGCACATCTATGGGTGGAACTCAACAGCAGTTTGTG GAGGGTGTGCGTATGGAGGAGATAGTTGAAGGCTGTACTGGAGCCCTTCATATCCTTGCACGAGATGTTCACAATCGAATTGTAATCCGGGGTCTAAATACCATTCCACTATTTGTGCAG ttgctgtattctcCCATCGAGAATATCCAGAGAGTAGCTGCAGGAGTACTCTGTGAACTGGCTCAAGATAAGGAGGCAGCTGAAGCCATTGAAGCAGAGGGAGCTACTGCTCCTCTAACAGAACTGCTTCACTCTAGAAATGAAGGTGTTG CAACATATGCAGCTGCAGTGTTGTTCAGAATGTCTGAGGATAAACCACAAGATTACAAGAAACGGCTTTCAGTTGAGTTGACGAGCTCTCTATTCAGAACTGAACCAATGGCTTGGAATGAG ACTGCAGATCTTGGACTTGATATTGGTGCCCAGGGAGAGCCTCTTGGATACCGTCCAGATG ATCCTAGCTACCGTTCTTTCCACTCTGGCGGATA